The Lewinella sp. 4G2 nucleotide sequence GTAGGGAAGGCCGGTGGCAATGCTTAGGTTGACGAGGCCCTGCGCAACGGAGTTATTAATGTACTCATCGTGCTTGGTCTCCCCCTTGATGACGCAGCCGATACACACGACGGCGTGGAGCTTTTCGCGGCCAGCCAATATGCGGGCGGCGGCGGGCAACTCAAAGGTGCCAGGCACCTGGACGACGTGGATGTTCTCTTCCTTAGCTCCGTGCTTGGTCAGCGTCTCGAGGCAGCCGCGGTATAGCTCGTGGGTGATGTCCTTATTCCAATCCGCGACCACTACCCCGAAATTGAGAGGGGAAGCGTCGGGGATGTTGGATTCGTCGTAGGTGCTGAGGTTCTTCAGGGCGGAGGCCATAGTGCTTTCTGTTGGGTTACTTCCTTCCTGTACAGACGGGGCCGTTGCTTGGTTGTTCCCCATCCGTAATTCGCTATCCCCTACCCTATTTTCTGGCACCCGCGGCAGCGCCCTAATTGTTCATGGCTGTTCTGCGATTAGTCGCGATGTAGAATGACAAGTAGAGGCCCCAACCCACCGTATCCCCTAAACCTACACAACGTATCTTTGCGGGCCCGAATAACCGCTGCGGATATGGATTACGATATTAAGGAAGTAAAGTCGCTACTGGCCAGCCCCAAGGACGTGGTGATCTTCAGCCACCGGAATCCGGACGGAGACGCCGTCGGCTCGAGCCTCGGGCTACTCCACTACCTGCGCAGCCAGGGCCACTCTGTGAAGATCGTACTGCCGTCCGACTACCCCGACTTTCTGGGCTACCTGCCGGACGTGAGCAACATCATCATC carries:
- the ribH gene encoding 6,7-dimethyl-8-ribityllumazine synthase: MASALKNLSTYDESNIPDASPLNFGVVVADWNKDITHELYRGCLETLTKHGAKEENIHVVQVPGTFELPAAARILAGREKLHAVVCIGCVIKGETKHDEYINNSVAQGLVNLSIATGLPYIFGVLTPNTHEQAVDRAGGKHGNKGVEAGVTAIRMGELYRGAKEGRSGIGFR